GGAGCACCCGGCCGTGCTGAACCTGGTGAACCATCTGATCAAGAAGGGCTACCACGTGACCCTGCTGGGGGTGGACGAGCACGGCATGATCGACCTGCAGGAGCTGGAGGACAGCCTGCGCGAGGACACGGCCGTGGTGTCGATCATGTGGGCCAACAACGAGACCGGCACCGTGTTCCCCGTGGAGCGGGCGGCCGAGATCGTGAAGAGCCGGGGGATCCTGTTCCACACCGACGCCGTGCAGGCCGTGGGCAAGGTGCCCATCGACCTGCGGTCGCTGCCGATCGACTTCCTGGTGCTGTCGGGGCACAAGCTCCACGCGCCCAAGGGCGTGGGGGCCCTGTACGTGCGCAAGGGCACCCCCTACCGGCCGTTCCTGATCGGGGGCCACCAGGAGCGGGGCCGCCGGGGCGGCACCGAGAACGTGCCGGGGATCATCGCGCTGGGCAAGGCGTGCGAGCTGGCCCGGCAGCACATGGCCGAGGAGAACACCCGGGTGCGGGCCCTGCGGGACCGGCTGGAGAAGGGGCTGCTGGCCGCCGTGCCGGACACCCGTCTCAACGGCCACCCCACCGAGCGGCTGCCCAACACGGTGAACCTGTCGTTCAAGTACGTGGAGGGGGAGGCGATCCTGCTGCTGCTCGACCAGATCGGGGTGTGCGCCAGCTCGGGGTCGGCCTGCACCTCGGGCAGCCTGGAGCCGTCCCACGTGCTGCGGGCCATGGGGGTGCCGTTCACCTTCGCCCACGGCTCCGTGCGGTTCAGCCTGAGCCGGTTCAACACCGGGGAGGAGGTGGACTTCGTGGTGGCCGAGATGCCCAAGATCATCGAGCGGCTCCGGTCGATCTCGCCGTTTTCCGAGGAGCACGAGCCTTCGGTGGGCGCGTGCTGAGCCGCTCGTAGGGACCCATGAGCGGCGGACCGCCGGCGTCGTCGGAGGTGAGGGACCTGGAGCAACGGGTGGAGGAGCTGCGGAGGGAGTACGATCACTTCCTGGCCGGGGTGCGCCGCACCGAGCCCGAGAAGTTGCGGCGGGACCTGGAGCGGGAGCTGCGGCGGCTGGTGGGGTCGCCCCTGCTGACCACGGCGGAGCGGTTTCGGGTCACGACGCTGGCCCACCGGTTCCGGGCCCTGGAGTCCCGTGTCCGCAAGCTGATGGAGCGGCGGGAGGCCCGCAAGGCGCGGGTAGGGGCCGAGGCGCAGGGGGGGGCGGAGATCGTGGTGGATCGGCTGCTGCTCGGCAACCCGGCGGCCCTCGAGCGCTACGTGGGCCGGCTGCACCGGGAGATCTCCCGGGCGTCCGGGGGGCGGGCGCCGGTGTCCCTGGAGACCCTGCGGGACCGGATCGTGGCCGCGGCCGGGGCGCACCTGGACCGGGAGGGGGTGGCGGGGGTTCGGTTCCGGGTGGAGGTGAGCGACGGCCGGCCCCGGGTGAAGGGGGACGTGTTGGTGCGTCGGGGCGGGGAGGGCAAGGGTGGCCCCACCCAGGGTTGAGGGTCGGGGTCTTCAGCGGCCCAGGCGGCGCAGCAGGGCGACCAGGGGGTCGTGGCGGAGCCGGGTGCCCCGGTCCACGGCCAGGCGGATCTCTTCGGCGCGCACGTCCGAGGGAAACACCGCGGCCGTGATGTCCGCGCCCAACAGGCAGGCCCCTTCGAGCCGGGCCTCGGCCAGGTAGGCGTTGTAGAGGTTGGCCCGGGAGAGGTTGGCGCCCTCGAGGTCGGCCCCCTCCAGGTTGGCGAACCGCAGGGACGCCCCCTCCAGGTCGGCCGCGGCCAGGTGGGCCCGGACGAGCCGGGCCCGGTCGAGGCGCACGCCCGAGAGGTCCACACCCTCGAGCCGGGCCGCGGTGAGGTCGGCGCCCGAGAGGTCCACGATCTGACGGCGCTTGCGGGCCACCTCGTTGAACGCCTCCACGTCGCCGCGCTCGAGCAGGGTCAGCAGTTCGGTGCGCAGGTCCACGGGGCCTCTCCGGGATCAACGGGGGTCACATGAACCCGGCGACAAGATAGTCGCGTCACCTCGGAGCGCGGGGCAAGGGACCTGCCTCCGGCCGGGCGCGAAGCCGGGCATGAGATTCGCCGCGCAGGCATGGGACCGAAGAGCTGGTTTCATGACAACTCGGTGGAATCCGAACCATTTCGCGGTCCGAGCGTCAGAGGCGCTGCGCGGCGAGCTAAGGGGCCGCACCCGGCTCTCCGGCAGGTCCCTTGCCCCTCCGAGCAGGGAGCGATAGCGCCTGTTTATCCGCCGGGCTAATGAAAAGGGGCACCCACGGGGCGCCCCTTTCGCTGTGTCTGGGGCCTGGGTCAGCGCAGGTGGCGGCTGGCCACCTGGATGCGGTTCACGGCCCGCTCCAGTTTGGCCTGGGCCTCGGCGTACTCCCGGGACTCGTGGCTGAGCCGCTGGAGCTCGGCCTCGGCCTCGGCCTTCTCGGCCTCGGCCAGGGACAGGTCGATCTCCGAGGGGAACTCGGCCTCCTCGGCGAGCACCGTGACCTTTTCGTGCTGCACCTCGGCGAACCCGTGCCGCAGGGCCAGGAAGTGCTCCTCCCCGCCGATGCGGTACATGAGCTCGCCCACGCCCAGGGCCGTGAGGAACGGGGTGTGCCCCGGAAGCACGCCGAACTCGCCCTCGATGCCGGGCGCCGTGACCTCGTCGACCTCGTCGCTGACCAGGAGGCGCTGGGGGGTGACCACCTCCAGCCGAAACCGCTGCTGTGCCATGGGGTCCTCCCCGGGTTAGGCCGCTTCCGTTTCCATGAGGCGCTTGCCCTTCTCCACGGCCTCCTCGATGGTGCCCACCATGTAGAAGGCCTGCTCGGGCAGGTCGTCGTGCTTGCCCTCCACGATCTCCTGGAAGCCCCGGATCGTGTCGGCCAGCTTCACGTACTTGCCGGGGGTGCCGGTGAAGGCCTCGGCCACGTGGAAGGGCTGGGAGAGGAACCGCTGGATCTTCCGGGCCCGGGCCACGGTGAGCTTGTCGTCCTCGGACAGCTCGTCCATGCCGAGGATCGCGATGATGTCCTGGAGGTCCTTGTACCGCTGGAGGATCTCCTGGACCTCCCGGGCCACCGCGTAGTGCTCGTCGCCCACCACCCGCGGGTCCAGGATCCGGCTGGTGGAGTCCAGCGGGTCCACGGCGGGGTAGATGCCGAGCTCGGCGATCTGCCGGGACAGCACCGTGGTGGCGTCCAGGTGGGCGAAGGTGGTGGCCGGGGCCGGGTCGGTGAGGTCGTCGGCCGGCACGTAGATGGCCTGCACCGAGGTGATCGAGCCCTTGGAGGTGGTGGTGATCCGCTCCTGGAGCTCGCCCATCTCGGTGGCCAGGGTGGGCTGGTACCCCACGGCGGACGGGATCCGGCCGAGCAGGGCCGACACCTCGGAGCCCGCCTGGGTGAACCGGAAGATGTTGTCGATGAACAGGAGCACGTCCTGGCCCTCTTCGTCCCGGAAGTACTCGGCCACCGTGAGCGCCGTCAGGGCCACCCGGGCCCGGGCGCCGGGGGGCTCGTTCATCTGGCCGTAGATGAGGGCGGTCTTGTCGATGACCCCGGACTCCTTCATCTCGAGCCACAGGTCGTTGCCCTCACGGGTGCGCTCGCCCACGCCGCCGAACACCGAGAACCCGCCGTGCTGCCGGGCCACGTTGTTGATCAGCTCCATGATCAGCACGGTCTTGCCCACGCCCGCGCCGCCGAACAGGCCGATCTTTCCGCCCCGGAGATACGGTGCCAGCAGGTCCACCACCTTGATGCCGGTCTCCAACACCTGCATCTCGGTGCTCATCTCGGTGAACGGAGGGGCCGGCTTGTGGATGGGGCTGCGCATCTTGGTCTCGACCGGGCCGGCCTCGTCCACGGGCTCCCCGACCACGTTGAGGATGCGGCCGAGCACCTCGCGACCCACCGGCACGCTGATCATCTCACCGGTGTTCAGGACCGGCTGGCCGCGCACCAGGCCCTCGGTGGAGTCCATGGCGATGCATCGGACGGTGTGCTCGCCCAGGTGCTGGGCCACCTCCACCATCAGGTTCCACTCCCGGTCGTCGATGGAGGGGTTGGTGATCTTGAGCGCCGTGTAGATCTCGGGGAGCTCCCCCTCGAAGGCCACGTCCACGACGGGTCCGATGACCTGGCTGATCTTTCCGTATTCGTTGCTCATGGGCTTCAGGCCTCCTTCCGGTGAGCGGCCGCCAGGCTAACGCATGGCCTCGACGCCGTTTACGATATCCATCAGTTCGGTGGTGATCGCCTCCTGCCGGGCCCGGTTGTACTTCAGGGTGAGGCGGGCGATCATCTCGGTCGCGTTGTTGGTGGCCGAGTCCATGGCCGTCATGCGGGCTCCGTGCTCGCTGGCCGTGCTCTCGAGCAGGGCCCGGAACATGCGGACCTCCACGTAGCGGGGCAGCACCCAGTTGAGCATGTACTCCTCGCTGGGCTCGTAGATGTACTCGGTGGTGGAGGTCTCCGGGTCCACCGGCATCGGCTCCACCGGCAGGAGGCGGTCGAACACCACCTGCTGGGACAGGGCCGACCGGAACTCGTTGTACACCATGTAGACCAGGTCGATCTCCCGGTTCGTGTACCGCTCGATCACGTCCCGGGCGATGGTCTGGGCCTCGCCGTAGGCGACCTTGCCGAACAGCTCGGTCTTCTGTCCGATGATCTCGGCGTTGCGGCGGCGGAAGTAGTCCACCGCCTTCTTGCCCACCAGGTACAGGGGCACGGCCTCGTACTCGCCGCCCTTCTCCCGCAGGAACCGCTCGGCGGCCCGCAGGATGCTGGCGTTGAACGAGCCGCACAGACCCCGATCGCTGGTGAACACGATCAGGCACACCCGGCGGGGATCCCGGCGCTCCAGAAGGGGATGGGCCTCCTCCTCGGTGCGCAGCGCCAGGCTGGAGAGCACCTCCAACATCTTGTCGGAGTACGGCCGGTTCTGGAGGATGGCCTCCTCGGCACGCCGGAACTTGGCCGCCGAGACCATCTTCATGGCCTTGGTGATCTGCTGGGTGCTCCGGACGCTGGCGATCCGGTTTCGGATGTCCTTCAGGTTGGCCATGGGCTAACGCTCCCTAGGGATCACTCGGCCACGAACACCTTGTCGAACTCGGCCAGGGCCTCGTCGATCTTCTTCTTGAGGTCGTCGTCCAGGGCCTTCTTGGTGCGCAGGTCCTCGAGCACGTCGGGACGCTTGGTGTCGAGGAAGGAGTAGAGCTGCTCCTCGTAGCGGTGGAGCTGGCTCACCTCGTACTTGTCCACCCAGCCGTTGGTGGCCGCGTAGATGATGAGCACCTGCTTCTCCACCGGCAGGGGCGAGTACTGGCCCTGCTTGAGGATCTCCACGAGCCGGGCGCCCCGGGCGAGCTGGCGCTGGGTGGCCTTGTCCAGGTCGGAGCCGAACTGGGCGAACGCCTCCAGCTCGCGGTACTGGGCCAGGTCGAGCCGGAGCGACCCGGCCACGCTCTTCATGGCCTTGATCTGGGCGGCGCCGCCCACCCGGGACACCGACAGGCCCACGTTGATGGCGGGCCGGACGCCCGAGTAGAACAGGTCGGCCTCCAGGTAGATCTGGCCGTCGGTGATGGAGATCACGTTGGTCGGGATGTAGGCCGACACGTCGCCCGCCTGGGTCTCGATGATCGGAAGGGCCGTGAGGCTGCCCCCGCCCTTTTCGTCCGAGAGCTTGGCGGCCCGCTCCAGCAGGCGGGAGTGGAGGTAGAACACGTCACCCGGGTAGGCCTCGCGGCCCGGCGGACGGCGCAGCAGCAGGGAGAGCTGCCGGTAGGCCACGGCCTGCTTGGACAGGTCGTCGTAGATGATGACGGCGTGCTTGCCGTTGTCGCGGAAGTACTCGCCCATGGCGCAGCCGGCGAACGGGGCGATGTACTGCAGCGGCGCGGGCTCGGAGGCCGTGGCTGCCACCACGATGGTGTAGTCCATGGCGTTGTGCTCTTTGAGCCGGGCCACCACCTGGGCCACGGTGGAGCGCTTCTGGCCGATCGCGACGTAGATGCAGATCACGTCGGTGTCGCGCTGGTTGATGATGGTGTCGATGGCCACGGCGGTCTTGCCGGTCTGGCGGTCGCCGATGATCAGCTCACGCTGACCCCGGCCGATCGGAACCATGGAGTCGATGGCCTTCAGGCCGGTCTGAATCGGCTCGTTCACCGGCTGGCGAAGCACGATGCCAGGGGCCTTCACGTCGATGACCCGGGTCTCCGAGGACTCGACGTCGCCCAGGCCGTCCACCGGGTTGCCCAGGGGGTCCACCACCCGGCCCAGCAGGCCCTCGCCCACCGGCACCGACACGATGCGGCCGGTGCGCTTGACGATGTCGCCCTCCTTGATGTGGATGTCCTCGCCGAAGATGGCGGCACCCACGTTGTCCTCTTCCAGGTTCAGGGCCATGCCCATGATGCCGCCGGGGAACTCCACGAGCTCTCCGGCCATGCACTTCTCCAGGCCGTGGAGCCGGGCGATGCCGTCTCCCACGGTCAGGACGACCCCGGTCTCGGCCACGTCCACGTCGGCCTGGAAGTTCTGGATCTTGGACTTGATGATCTGGCTGATCTCTTCGGCGCGGATCTGCATGGCTCTCTCACCCCTTCATCAAGCTGTCGCGCAGCCGCTGGAGTTGGGTGCGCAAGCTGGCATCGAAAACGAGGTTGCCGACCCGCGCCATGACCCCCCCGAGGATCTCGGGGGACTGGCGGGTCGAAAGGACGATCTCCTTCTGGAGCCGCTTGGCCAGGGCCTGGCGGATGGCCTCGAGCTCGGCCTCGTCCAGCGGCAGGGCGGTGACCACCTCGCCCCGCACCCGGCCGGCGGCCTCGTCGGCCAGGGTGTCGTAGGCCTCGAGGATGTCGGGCAGGGCGGGGAGCTTGCGGGCCTCGAGGAGCACCCGGAGGAAGTTGGCCACCAGATCCGAGGGCCCCAGCCTCTCGAGGAGGGCCCCGAGCACCTCGGCCTTGACCCGGCGGGGAAGCACGGGCGTCAGGAGGGTGGTGCGCAGCTCGGGGTTGGAGGCCAGCAGATCGTAGAGCTCCCGAAGCTCCTGTCCCACGGGTTCGATCCGGCCCTGCTCGCGGGCCAGCTCGAACAAGGCCTTGGCGTAACGGCGGGCGATGCGCTTCCGGTTCAATGGAGTCCCTCGACGCGCTCAACGGTGAAAGCGACGGCCTTCTTCTGGTCCTCGGGGCCGTAGGCCTTGCGGAGGATCTCCTCGGCCAGGCTGACGGCCAGTTGGGCGGCCTCGGCCCGGAGCTGGTCCCGGGCCCGCTTGACCTCGCTCTGGGCCGAGGCCTCGGCCTGGCGGCGGATGGACTCGGCCGCCTTGTCGGCCTCGGCCAGGATGCGCTCCTGCTGGCGCTTGCCCTCGGCCTCGAAGTCGGCCCGGAGCCGGGCGATCTCGTCCTCCAGGTGGGCGACCCGGTCCTTGTACTCCCGGAGCTTGGCCTGGGCCGCCTCCAGGGCCTTGCGCGACTCCTCCAGGGCCCGGCGGATGTTCTCGCGGCGGTCCTGCAGGGCCTGGGGCACGGTCTTGCGCAGGGCGAAGTAGAGGATGCCCACCAGGATACCGAAGTTCACGAACTTCATGCCCAGGGCGAACCAGGGGTTGCCGCCCCCCTCGCCGCCGCTGGCGAAGGCGACCGCCGGGAGCAGCAGGGCGGCGGCCGAGAGCGCCACCGCACGGGCGCGGACCAGCGAACGCATCAGGCAACCCTCCTTTCGAGAAGGCGCTCGGCCAGATCCTGGGCCAAGGTGCGGGCGTCGGCCTCCAGCACCTTGCGGGCCTCGTCGGCCTCGGCGCGGACCTGGGCCCGGATCTTGGCCAGCTGGGTCTCCGCCTCGGCCGCGGCGTCGGCCAGGAGCTTCTGGCGCCGGGCCTCGGCCTCGTGGACGAGCCGGGTGCGGACCCGGTCGGCCTCGGCCTTGGCCTCGCGGATCTTGGCCTGGTAGTCGGCCCAGATGGACTCCGCCTCGGCCTCCAGGGTCTCGGCCTGGCGGCGTCGGCCCTCGGTGCGCTCCTGGCGTTCCTGGAGGACCCGGAGCATGGGCCGGAACAGGATCCGATCCAGCAGGACCATCAGGACGAGAAAGTTGACGAGTTGGATGATCAGGGTGGCGTTCAGATCGATCACGGGAACACTCCTCCCAAGGGCCCGGCGGAAAGCGGCCGCGATGATACACGAACCCCCCCCGGGAATCAAACACCCGAAAGGTGAAAAGAAACGGGCGGGTTTCGGCGGTTATGGGGCCCCGGGAGGGGGCCGGTCGGCCCTACACGACGAAGATCAGGAGCAGCGCGACGACCAGGGCGTAGATGCCGGTGGACTCGGACACGGCCTGGCCCACCAGCATGGTGCGGGTCAGGAGGTTGGCGTGCTCCGGGGCCCGGGCGATGCCCTCGCAGGCCTTGCCGGCAGCGAACCCCTCGCCGATGCCGGGGCCGATGGCGCCGAACCCCATGGCGATGCCGGCGCCGAGGAGGGCTGCGGCTCGGACCAGGTCTGCTCCGGTGATGTCCATGGGACGACTCCTTTCCTGGGTGAGGGTCCAGATCATACGACGTACAGGAGCACGAGGGCCACCACGAGCCCGTACACGCTGGTGGACTGGCTGACGGCCTGGCCCACCAGCATGGTACGCAGGATCAACGGCGCCCGGTCGGGCCGGCGGGCCGTGCCGTCGCAGGCGGCCGCGCCGGCGAACCCGGCTCCGATGCCCGGCCCGGTGGCCGAGACCCCGGCCGCGATGGCGGCGCCCAGGAGGGCCGCCGCCCCGGACAGGGTGAACTCCGGGGGCTGGGACCGGAACATGAGCAGGAACGCCACGAGCAGGGCGAAGATCGACGGGGTCTGGGCCACGGCCTGGGACACGAGCATGGTGGTGGTGATCCGGGCCGCCCGGGCGGGGTTGCGGCCGACCGCGGTGCAGGCTGCGGCCGAGGGCAGGCCCGAGCCGTACCCGGGGCCGAACGCGCCGGCGCCCATGCACAGGCCGGCGGAGAAAAGGGCCACGCCCCGGAGCAGGGGCCCGGAGTCCGGGCCGAACAGGAGGAGCAGGGCCACCACCAGGGCGAAGATGCTGGCCGACTCGGCCACGGCCTGGCCCACCAGCATGGTGCGCAGGATCGTGGGGGCGGCCTGGGGTTGGCGGGCGATGGCCTCGGCGGCCCGGCCGGCGGTGAGGCCTTCGCCCAGGGCGGAGCCGACCGCGCCGAGCCCGATGCACAGGGCAGCGCCCGCGAAAGCGGCGAGGGAGAGGTCCATGGGCAGCGACTACTCCTGGATGGCCACGGAGATGTAGGTGAGCGTGAGCATGGCGAACACGAACGCCTGGACCGTTCCCACGAACAGCCCGAAAAAGGCGTACAGGAACGGGGGGATCAGGACGTAGTGAACCAGCCGGGACACCACCGCGATGATGATGGCCCCGCCCATGATGTTTCCGTACAGGCGGAACGAGATGGACACGACTTTGGCGAGTTCTCCGATCACATTGAGCGGGAACATGAAGAAGAACGGCTGGAAGTACTCCTTGACGTAGGCCTTCCACCCCTTGACCCGCAGGGCCGTGACGTGGGCCACCACGAAGCCGATGAGGCCGAGGCCGAGGGTGGTGTTCAGGTCCCGGGTAGGCTCCTGGAGAAGGGGCACCACCCCGATCCAGTTGGACACGAGGATGAACAGGAACAAGGTGGCGATGAAGGCGAAGTAACCGGGCCCGAGCTTCCCCAGGCTCTCGTCGACCAGGTCGCGGAAGGCCTCGATCACGGACTCGACGGCGGCCTGGAACGGAGAGGGCACCAGGCCGGGCCGCCGGGCGGTCCAGACGCCCAGGGCCAGGAGCAGGATCATCACCAGCCAGGACATGGCCAGGGTGACGGCGTTCAAGGTCACGGTCCGGCCGTTGACCGTGAACACCCAGTGGGGGATGGAGAGGATCTCTTCCATGTGACCTCGGTCGTTGGTCGTCAGTCGTTGGTCGTCGGTCGGGGGCCTTCGGCCCGCTGGGCGGCTAGGCAGCTAGGCGGCCGGGCGGCTCTCGAACCGCGCCAGAGCTCGGGGCATGGGGACCAGGGACCAGAATTCAGCGGACCGGAGACAGGAAAAACCACGGGCGTGCTCCTGCATCCGACGCTGGAACCTGTCCTCTGAATTCCGTTTTCTGGTTCCTGAACCGCAGGCCCCATGCCTCCGGCGTGAAGGCCCCGGACCAGCGGAAGTTACCCTTCCCCGTTGTACGGCCCCCCAGGGGCCTGATGGGGTTTCCACGGGATTCGTGCCCCCGCTGCATCAGGTCCGGGTGGCGTCGAGGGCCAGGAGCGCGGTCGGGACCAGCAGGCCCACAGCGGCCGCGGCCAGCGCGGTCCGGGAAAAGGTAACCGCGACGGCGAGAAAGGCAAGCCGCAGGGCCGTGCGGGCGAGGGCACCGAGGGCCGCCCGCCGGCTCGCCGTTCGGGGATCGGGCGGCAGGCGCCGGGCCACGGCCGCATGGAGCAGCAGGGCCAGGGACCCGCCGAGCAGGCCCCAGGCCGCGCCGAGGGCCGCGTGGCCGCCGCCCAGGGCCCCCGCCGCGGCCACCGTGGCGAGACCGACCAGGGGCAGGCGACCGGTCACGGCTTGTTCCTGCGACGGCCGGGCTTGTCGAAGGCGTCCATGGCGATCCGGTACACGGTCCAGATCCCGGAGAGGGCGCCGAGGGGGATGAACACGGCCTTCCACAGCCCGCCGGTGCCCATCCACCGGTCGAGCCCGTGGCCGATGGCCAGGCCGATGCCCACGGCCGCGGCCATGGTGAGGCCCAGGTGGGTCACGAGGCCCAGGTTCTCACTGAGGTCCTTGAGCTCCTTGGGGTCGATGCCCCAGCGCTTCTTGGATCGGGCCACCGCCCACCTCCCGACCGCCGAAGGCCCCAGGGCTCAGGCCGGCGACGATTCGAGCAGTTCTAAGATGCGATCCAGGTCGTCGAGGTTTCGGTACTCGATGGTCAGCCGGCCGGAGCCCTTCTTGCGGCCCGGCACCACGCGGACCCGGGTTCCGAACCGGCGGGAAAGGCGCTCCTCGAGCGAGCGCACGTTGGGGTCAGGGGCCGGAGCCGCCGGCCTGCGGGGCCGGGGTCGCCGGGCGAGCTCCTCGGCCTGGCGGACGGACAGGTTCTTTCGGAGGATCTCCTCCAACAGCCCCAAGCGGTCGGCCTCGTCCTCCAGGCTGAGGATCGCGCGGGCGTGGCCGGCCGTGATCCGGCCGGAGCGAAGGGCGGTCAGGGCCCGGTCGGGCAGGGTGAGGAGCCGCAGGGCGTTGGCCACGGCCGGCCGGGACCGGCCGATCCGCCGGGCGAGCTCGTCCTGGGTCAGGCCGATGCGCTCGATCAGCACCCGGTAGGCGAGGGCCTCCTCCACCGGGTTGAGGTCCTGGCGCTGGAGGTTTTCGACCAGCGCGAGCTCCAGCACCTCTTCGTCGTCCGCATGGCGGAGAATTGCTGGAACCTCAGTGATCCCGGCAAGTTGCGCCGCTCGCCAGCGCCGCTCTCCGGCGATCAGCTCGTACCCGCCGGCGGGGTCCTGGCGCACGATCACGGGCTGGACCAGGCCCTTTTCCCGGATGCTCTGGGCGAGCTCGTCCAGGGCCTCGGGGTCGAAGTCCTGCCGGGGCTGGTGGGGGCTGGGGTGGATCTCCTCCACGGGGCAGAGGAAGTACTCCCCTTCGAGCCGGTCGGGCAGGAGGGCGTCCAGGCCGGTTCCGAGGGCCGGTCGTCTCTTCTTCGTCATGGGCGGGCTCCCGAGGGCATCAGGCGAGGAGCTCCCGGGCCATGCGCAGGTAGCTCTGGGCGCCGGTGGACCGGACGTCGTAGAGCAGGGCGGGCTTGCCGTGGCTGGGGGCCTCGCTGAGGCGCACGTTCCGGGGAATCACGGACCGGAACACCTTGTCGCGGAAGTGGCGGCGGACCTCCTCGGCCACCTGGTGGCTGAGGTTGTTGCGGGCGTCGAACATGGTCAGGAGGATTCCCTCGACCTGGAGCCGGGGGTTGAAGCTCCGGCGCACGGTGCGGATGGTGGTGAGGAGCTGGCCCAGGCCTTCGAGGGCGTAGTACTCGCACTGCAGCGGGATGATCACCGCGTCGGCGGCCACCAGGGCGTTCACCGTGAGGAGCCCCAGGCTGGGGGGGCAGTCGATGAACACGAAGTCGTAGCGGTCGCGGATCTCGGCCAGGGCGGTGCGCAGGCGGTACTCCCGGCGGTCGGCGGCCACGAGTTCGACCTCGGCGCCGGCCAGGTCTCGGGACGCGGGGATCAGGCTCAGGTGGGGCACCTGGGTGGGGCGGACCAGGTCGGCCGCCGGGGCATGCCCCAGGAGAAGGGGGTAGGCCGACGGTTCCCCTGGAGCGAGGCGCACGCCGAGGCCGCTGGACGCGTTGGCCTGGGGGTCCAGGTCGACCAAGAGGACCCGTTTCTCCGCGGCCGCGAGCGAGGCGGCCAGGTTCACGGCGGTGGTGGTCTTGCCCACCCCGCCCTTCTGGTTCGCGGTGCAAAGGATCCTACCCATGGCGTCCTCCCGAGGCGCGGTATGGTAGCACAGGGGGGCGGAGGGGGGAACGTTTTTGGGGGGGCGGGAAGGCTGGAAAGCTGGGAGGCTAGAAGGCTGCGAGACCCCAGGCGTTGCAGGACATGGCATGGGGCCTGCTCGAAGTGGGGCGCCGCTTTGCCGGGGGCATGGCCGTTTTTCTGAGTAACCACTCTAGGCGGCGAGACCGTTGGGCAGCGGGCCGCGGTCCCAGGCCCGTGCGGGCCGGATGTTTCACGTGAAACATTCCGGTGGAAGCGCTCTTCAAGACAGGAGTCCGACAGAGAGCCTCTCGGGTAGGCAGGGGGGCTGTATGCTGGGTACGCCCATGCGGAGAGTCTCGGTCCGAGCTTTGGCGCGGTTCGAGAGCCGCCTAGCGGACCGAAGGCCCCCGACCGACGACCGTTGACCGTAGACCGACGACCGAAGTTACTGGGAACCCCTTCGGCCGCTGCGCGACCCTACAACGGAGAAGGGTGACGTGCGTTGGTCCGGGCCATTGCCGGCGGCGGGCATGGGGCCTGCTTCCGGCCGCGCGCGAAGCCGGACATTGAGATTCGCCGCGCAGGCAAGGGGCACCGGCGGTGGCCCCATGACCGTTCGACGGGACCCGAACGAACTCACGGTGCGAGCGTTGGAGGCGCTGCGCGGCGAGCCAAGGAGCCGCGCGCGGCTCTCCAGCAGCCCCCTTGCCCCCGACCGTGATAGTGATAACAAAGAGGCGTGCTGGCACTTAGAACGCTGGGAAACCATAGGGGTTTTTTAAGCCTCCTGGCATCCCAGCCTCCTAGCGTCCTAGCGGGCCGAAGGCCCCAGACCACCCCGGTACACGAGCAGCGATCGGGGACCCAGGCCGGGCAGGCGGGGGAGGTCCCGGCGGGCCACCAGGACCCAGCCGGGCGGCTGGATCGCCGGCTCGCCGGCGCGGGGCAGCACCACCGCGCCGCCCGGGGCGAGGAACGGGGCGGCCAGAAGAAGGGCGGCCTCGATGTCGGCCACGGCGCGGGCCGTTACGGTGCGGAAGGCCGCTGCGAGCTCCGGGTGCGGCTCGAGGATCTCGGGGGCCCGACCCTGGAACACGGTGACGTTCGGCAGGCGGAGGACGCGGGCGGCGTGGCGGGCGAAGGCGACCCGCTTCGATCGGGGTTCGAGCCCGGTGCAGGCGAGTTGGGGGTGCACCAGGGAAACCGGCAGCAGGGGAAGACCGGGGCCGGTGCCGATGTCGAGAAAGGGGCCTTCCGGCGGCTCTGGGAGAAACGGGAGCAGGGCGTCCGCGATCTGCAACCGGACCCCCTCGAGGGTTCGGGGGCCCACGAGCCGGATGCGCCGGTTCCAGCGGTGGAGCTCGGCCGCTAGGGC
This is a stretch of genomic DNA from Deferrisoma camini S3R1. It encodes these proteins:
- the atpA gene encoding F0F1 ATP synthase subunit alpha; this translates as MQIRAEEISQIIKSKIQNFQADVDVAETGVVLTVGDGIARLHGLEKCMAGELVEFPGGIMGMALNLEEDNVGAAIFGEDIHIKEGDIVKRTGRIVSVPVGEGLLGRVVDPLGNPVDGLGDVESSETRVIDVKAPGIVLRQPVNEPIQTGLKAIDSMVPIGRGQRELIIGDRQTGKTAVAIDTIINQRDTDVICIYVAIGQKRSTVAQVVARLKEHNAMDYTIVVAATASEPAPLQYIAPFAGCAMGEYFRDNGKHAVIIYDDLSKQAVAYRQLSLLLRRPPGREAYPGDVFYLHSRLLERAAKLSDEKGGGSLTALPIIETQAGDVSAYIPTNVISITDGQIYLEADLFYSGVRPAINVGLSVSRVGGAAQIKAMKSVAGSLRLDLAQYRELEAFAQFGSDLDKATQRQLARGARLVEILKQGQYSPLPVEKQVLIIYAATNGWVDKYEVSQLHRYEEQLYSFLDTKRPDVLEDLRTKKALDDDLKKKIDEALAEFDKVFVAE
- a CDS encoding F0F1 ATP synthase subunit delta → MNRKRIARRYAKALFELAREQGRIEPVGQELRELYDLLASNPELRTTLLTPVLPRRVKAEVLGALLERLGPSDLVANFLRVLLEARKLPALPDILEAYDTLADEAAGRVRGEVVTALPLDEAELEAIRQALAKRLQKEIVLSTRQSPEILGGVMARVGNLVFDASLRTQLQRLRDSLMKG
- a CDS encoding ATP synthase F0 subunit B, which codes for MRSLVRARAVALSAAALLLPAVAFASGGEGGGNPWFALGMKFVNFGILVGILYFALRKTVPQALQDRRENIRRALEESRKALEAAQAKLREYKDRVAHLEDEIARLRADFEAEGKRQQERILAEADKAAESIRRQAEASAQSEVKRARDQLRAEAAQLAVSLAEEILRKAYGPEDQKKAVAFTVERVEGLH
- a CDS encoding ATP synthase F0 subunit B; this encodes MIDLNATLIIQLVNFLVLMVLLDRILFRPMLRVLQERQERTEGRRRQAETLEAEAESIWADYQAKIREAKAEADRVRTRLVHEAEARRQKLLADAAAEAETQLAKIRAQVRAEADEARKVLEADARTLAQDLAERLLERRVA
- the atpE gene encoding ATP synthase F0 subunit C, which translates into the protein MDITGADLVRAAALLGAGIAMGFGAIGPGIGEGFAAGKACEGIARAPEHANLLTRTMLVGQAVSESTGIYALVVALLLIFVV
- the atpE gene encoding ATP synthase F0 subunit C, whose translation is MDLSLAAFAGAALCIGLGAVGSALGEGLTAGRAAEAIARQPQAAPTILRTMLVGQAVAESASIFALVVALLLLFGPDSGPLLRGVALFSAGLCMGAGAFGPGYGSGLPSAAACTAVGRNPARAARITTTMLVSQAVAQTPSIFALLVAFLLMFRSQPPEFTLSGAAALLGAAIAAGVSATGPGIGAGFAGAAACDGTARRPDRAPLILRTMLVGQAVSQSTSVYGLVVALVLLYVV
- the atpB gene encoding F0F1 ATP synthase subunit A codes for the protein MEEILSIPHWVFTVNGRTVTLNAVTLAMSWLVMILLLALGVWTARRPGLVPSPFQAAVESVIEAFRDLVDESLGKLGPGYFAFIATLFLFILVSNWIGVVPLLQEPTRDLNTTLGLGLIGFVVAHVTALRVKGWKAYVKEYFQPFFFMFPLNVIGELAKVVSISFRLYGNIMGGAIIIAVVSRLVHYVLIPPFLYAFFGLFVGTVQAFVFAMLTLTYISVAIQE
- a CDS encoding AtpZ/AtpI family protein — its product is MARSKKRWGIDPKELKDLSENLGLVTHLGLTMAAAVGIGLAIGHGLDRWMGTGGLWKAVFIPLGALSGIWTVYRIAMDAFDKPGRRRNKP